The following nucleotide sequence is from Alkalihalobacillus sp. LMS39.
GTATTACCGTCATTGTAAGTTGGGTCTAAAATGATAATAACAGCACGACGATTACGTTGTAAGTTTTCTGGTGTTGTGTTCGGAACAACGGGTCTTGTTTCTCCATACCCAGTTGCAACAAATCGTTGTGCCTCTAACTCATAATTATCTAGTAAATAACGGATTACACTACTAGCTCTTGCTCCTGATAATTCCCAGTTTGATGGGTAACGAAAAGTTGAAATTGGTACCGAATCTGTATGTCCTTCAACTTTAATCATATTCGGAATCGCTACTAACAATGTCCCTACTTTATTTAAAAATGCTTGTCCTTCTGGTAAAATATCAGCTTCTGCTGGATTAAACAATGTTCTTTCTTCTAAAACAAGAACAACTCCACGGTCATCCCGAGTAGCTGAAATCACTTCTGTCAGCTCGTTTGTTTCAAGAAACTCTTGGACTTCTTGCAATAGCTCATCCATTGTTTGGTCATGCTCTGTTTCACCAAACTCTCCTTCAGCGAATGGCTCACGCCGTTCTTCCCCACGGTCGTCTTTTGGTGATTCAAAGTCAATTGCGGATGGTAAAAAATCTAACACTTGACGTTGTTGAAAGGATTCTGCAATGGCTCTGAACTTCTCTGCATCGACAACCGACATCGAAAAAAGCAAAATGAAAAAGACGAGGATTAGTGTCATTAAATCCGAAAAGGTGACCATCCATTTTGGAGCCCCTTTATCCTCTTGTCGTTGTTTTCGCTTCATTGTC
It contains:
- the motS gene encoding flagellar motor protein MotS, whose protein sequence is MKRKQRQEDKGAPKWMVTFSDLMTLILVFFILLFSMSVVDAEKFRAIAESFQQRQVLDFLPSAIDFESPKDDRGEERREPFAEGEFGETEHDQTMDELLQEVQEFLETNELTEVISATRDDRGVVLVLEERTLFNPAEADILPEGQAFLNKVGTLLVAIPNMIKVEGHTDSVPISTFRYPSNWELSGARASSVIRYLLDNYELEAQRFVATGYGETRPVVPNTTPENLQRNRRAVIIILDPTYNDGNTF